TTACCACCAACATTTAACGCACCACCCATCCAGACAATCTTGTCAATTTTCGCTTCAATTTCTGGTGCTTTATCTAAGGCTACTGCGACTGTGGTTAAGGGACCCGTTACCATCAACGTTACTGGTAATGGTGCATCACGCAACACTTGTATCATGAAATCTTGACCTGGTTGGGCAAGCAGAGGTGTGCTAATAGTTTCGTTTTGATTGAGAATCGGTAGATGATCCACAATAAACGAATCGCGACGGTAGAGACGGGGGAAAGGATTAATACCGCGTACAGTGCTTAAAGCTACCGGGATATGAGAAGATTTCATCAAATCTAAAATTTTGCGTGTAGCGCTGACAGCGGGTTCAGCGTAGCAATCAGCGGGAGTGACGACGACACCCAAAAGTTCAATATGATCCATCGTCATCAGTAGCATAGTTGCAAGATAATCATCAACACCACCATCGTGATCCATTAAAACGAGTTGTTTAGACATAAGTAGGAGAATTAACAAATGGATGAATTTATGCAAGCTGCCGTAGACGAAGCAAAACAAGGTAGACAAGAAGGTGGAATTCCCATCGGTTCCATTCTCGTCAAAGATGGCAAAATCGTCGGCAGAGGGCACAACAAGCGCGTACAAGACAGCGATCCTGTCACCCATGCCGAAATTGATTGTCTCCGCAACGCCGGCAGAATTGGCAGCTACAAAGGTACAACACTCTATTCAACCTTAATGCCGTGCTATTTGTGTGCTGGGGCAGTGGTGCAATTTGGGATAAAAAAAGTTATCGCCGGCGAATCTAGAACCTTTCCCGGTGCGAAAGAATTTATGGTATCCCACGGTGTCGAAGTTATTGATTTGAATCTGGATGAATGCGAACAAATGATGAGTGAATTTATCGAAACCAACCCCGAATTGTGGAATGAAGACATTGGGAAGTAGAGACGCGATTAATCGCGTCTGTACAAAAGAGTTGTAGAGACGCGATTAATCGCGTCTGTTGTTGGGCATTGGGCATCTTGGAATCAACTGCACCACCAACGCGCTTCTTGCCCTTAGTGGCGATCGCGCGATCGCTAACTAATGTCTTGATTAGTCTTGTAGGGTGCGTTAGGCTTTGCTAACGCACCCTACGTATATTTCAAAAATCTGCGGAGGAGTCTTATACCCTTGAAAGCCCCAAGGCATCGGGGGGACTATAGTTCGGTTCTTAATCGGGTGCATCTTCATACAGAATTGGTATTAGTATTATTTTGTGGCTTAATAATTTACAATATCTTCATCTACTTTTTGCATAATTAAAAACTTTATTTTGCGGTTTAATAATTTACAATATCTTTATCGACATCTTTTATTTAAACGTGTTAACAAAAAAGCTTTAATTTATGTATTTTTCGGAAGTTTAAATTGTCTGATTATGAAATAAATTATTCTAAATTTGGTAATTAAGTTTACAGAAAATGTAAATGACCCAGATAGTTGCTTCCTTGTATCTTAGTAATCAAGCAAGCAGTTGAGCCGCAGAAACAAAGCAATCAACTACTAGCTCAAATCAAACCTTCCTAACTTTATTTAAGGAGTAACAATCATGGAATCTAACTTATTTATCGAATTGTCTGAAGAGCAACAAGAAATCGTAGCTGGTGGCTTTACTTTTAATACCGGTTCCTTCTTTGATGCAAGTCAGATCAGTAAGACCACTGCTCTCACCTTCCTAGGCGCAAGTTCATCAACTGCTAATGGTACTACTACAGGCGCAGGTTTCACATATAATAACGCC
Above is a genomic segment from Tolypothrix sp. NIES-4075 containing:
- a CDS encoding nucleoside hydrolase, which gives rise to MSKQLVLMDHDGGVDDYLATMLLMTMDHIELLGVVVTPADCYAEPAVSATRKILDLMKSSHIPVALSTVRGINPFPRLYRRDSFIVDHLPILNQNETISTPLLAQPGQDFMIQVLRDAPLPVTLMVTGPLTTVAVALDKAPEIEAKIDKIVWMGGALNVGGNVEKSLEAGQDGSAEWNVYWDPISAARVWESQIEIIMCPLDLTNNVPVTSEVVYKMGRQRHYPISDLAGQCYALVIPQDYYFWDVLATAYLAHPEFYQLREWETEIVTTGLSQGRTKVVSGGRKISAMDKVDKEAFYAYILQQWAR
- a CDS encoding nucleoside deaminase, coding for MDEFMQAAVDEAKQGRQEGGIPIGSILVKDGKIVGRGHNKRVQDSDPVTHAEIDCLRNAGRIGSYKGTTLYSTLMPCYLCAGAVVQFGIKKVIAGESRTFPGAKEFMVSHGVEVIDLNLDECEQMMSEFIETNPELWNEDIGK
- a CDS encoding CTB family bacteriocin → MESNLFIELSEEQQEIVAGGFTFNTGSFFDASQISKTTALTFLGASSSTANGTTTGAGFTYNNAELSQFLSNGGGTTISQPLSA